The sequence TTTACCTTGGTTCACTGCTGATGCCGGACCAACGTGTTTCGGGCAAACTTCTGAGCAATATCCTACGAATGTGCAGCTCCACACGCCGTTTTTACTGCTTAGTAATTTCATTCGTTCTTCACGACCATTATCACGGTTATCAAGATTATAACGGTGAGCAAGCGTAATCGCTGCTGGTCCGATAAATTCCGGATTTAAACCAAATTGTGGGCAAGCTGCATAGCATAAACCACAGTTGATACACATTGAGAATTGACGATATTTCTCTAATTGTGCAGGTGTTTGCTTCGTACGCTGACCTTCAGGTGCTTTATTATCGATCACATAAGGTTTGATTGCTTCAAGGCTATCAATAAAGTGGCTTAAATCAACCACTAAGTCACGTTCGATAGGGAAGTTAGCTAGCGGCTCAATTCGCATAAAACCACTATAATCGCGTAAGAAAGTTTTACACGCCAATTTAGGCTTGCCGTTTACCATCATTCCACAGGAGCCGCAAATCGCCATACGGCAAGACCAGCGGTATGAAAGCTCAGGTTCTAGTTCATCTTTAATAAAACCAAGAGCATCCAATAGTGAAGTTTGGCTATCGTAAGGGACTTCATATCTATCTAAATGTGGCTCGCTATCTGATTCCGGGTTATAGCGTAGCACTTCGATGGTCATTTTTTCTAAATTTGCCATTTTCTTGCTCCTTCTCTACTGTTTTGC comes from Mannheimia granulomatis and encodes:
- a CDS encoding succinate dehydrogenase/fumarate reductase iron-sulfur subunit, which encodes MANLEKMTIEVLRYNPESDSEPHLDRYEVPYDSQTSLLDALGFIKDELEPELSYRWSCRMAICGSCGMMVNGKPKLACKTFLRDYSGFMRIEPLANFPIERDLVVDLSHFIDSLEAIKPYVIDNKAPEGQRTKQTPAQLEKYRQFSMCINCGLCYAACPQFGLNPEFIGPAAITLAHRYNLDNRDNGREERMKLLSSKNGVWSCTFVGYCSEVCPKHVGPASAVNQGKLESAKDYVISMIKPR